A window of Salvia splendens isolate huo1 chromosome 8, SspV2, whole genome shotgun sequence genomic DNA:
TAGATATGGGAGGAAGCGGtgatcattatttaattttatattatcaaTACATGTTATGATATGGgatgggatcccctgctgtgcaaaATGCCACGGGGTGCTGTGGTGAATCTAACCATTGATTTTTTacatgaaaaataataatacaaataGAGGAAATTAATTTGTGGTGTAGATCACCACAGCACCCCCTGCCGTGGCATTTTGCACAGCAGGAGATCCCATTACTTATGGGATAGCCAAATTAATAGGAACTTTAAAGGCCATGTGaaggtaaaataaaaaatgtacaaATGTATGGAAATATTTGTCCTTTAATGGTTGAAGTGCATTTGCGCCAGAAAAATTGAACAAGTGAAAAATAATGGCAATAAGATTCTAATGCTAGAGATTTTCCATTATACGATTTTTTCCCCTGGATAACTAATATTCAGTGAAGTCGGTACTATGTACTCccctatttatatattttcaatttcaatttcaatttcaattttcaatagtaattttttaaaataggaaACTTGCTTGGGCCGAAGATTCTAATGGGCCCAGTTTGAGTAAAAGAATCTTTTAGGCCCAGTTTAAATATCAGTAAAATTATTGTTTAGTCACCACTAAGCTTAGTCATACTCGCTCACTGTCTACTTCAGCCGCCGTTTCTTCAACGCCGGTAATCATCATCCTTTTTTGCAAATTTATTAGGGTTCATGCTTCCAGAATATCATTCATCTATTGCCTCTCAGTTGTTGACTCGGTTTAGTTTTGTGGTTTGTTCTTTTTTACCTTTTGGTATTCCTTTTTCTGGAAATGAACTTTAGTTTACCTGTATCAATCCCTTTCTGATGAACCtttttatactagtatttgtTTTTATGCTGATTGGATTCAAATCGCTCGATTCAGTAGCATTTGATGCTGTATTCCTTAATGTGAGCGGCTCTCTCGCATCGTTTATTACTGAAATGCCTAATTCCCAGATTTTCAGAGACAAGATTTCGTCTTGCATTGCACCGGATTGCCATGGCTCAGATTCACGCGGTATCTTCATGTTCTTCCACCAATCTTTTCAGTGGTTTGAAAATAGGTAGTGTTTGATATTGATATGTCTGCGTTTAGAAAACCTGCTAAGCAATAAAAACACTAATAATTGTGGTTGATTTTTTGAAAATGTAGATTCATGTAGAACTTATGACAAAGTTCACTGCAGTCGGCGAATGGCCTCACAAGAGCAGGTGTTTTTGGCAATCCGATTCAGTTAATCCACTTTTGTATGGCAAGATAGGTGGTTATCtaaggaattttttttctttatttatgaTGGCAGGTAGGAGTAAAAGCCAGCGAGTTTCACGGCCTTTCAATCTCCCAAACCCTAGCTAAATTTGGACCAGTTCGTGAAAATCATGGTACTGGAAATccttaaaaatgatttatgtgCATATTTTATTAGAAAGAAATTGCATGCGTGGTTTATAAGATGTGAAAGCCAACTATGAATGTGGATGCAGCTATCAAAGCAGTTTTGGCTAGTGACAAGGAGTTGTCAACTTCTAGTGGTGCCGATAGTAAGGTTTTGCGTAAAAAGTTGAACAAGGTAGTACTGGCTTACAGTGGTGGTCTAGACACATCTGTAATTGTACCTTGGCTTAGGTATGTCATTGCTCTCTTATCTTGAGTTTGTATCACTGCTTCATTTCCTATTTGTATGTTGCTATAGAGTTTCTTGCCATGTTTCTTTTATTTGCCGTGATTGTTTGAAACTTTAATCTGGTTTGATTTCCAAAACATCCTTATTCTGTCTAAgtcactattttttttattgcaggGAGAACTATGGTTGTGAGGTTGTGTGCTTCACTGCAGATGTTGGTCAAGTATGTGAAAAACTAATCTCAGTAATCTTAAAAAAGTTGGAATTCCATAAAATATATGTAGAGGAACAAAAAAAGGGCTGGGATGGATGGTTTTGATCTGTGTAATaacctttaatttgataaaattcCATCAATGTTAGGGTCTGCAAGAATTGGATGGTTTAGAACAAAAGGCCAGGGCTAGTGGGGCATGCCAACTGATAGTGAAGGATTTAAAGGAGGAATTTGTGAAAGATTTTATCTTTCCTTGCTTACGAGCTGGTGCCATCTATGAGAGGAAATACTTGCTTGGGACTTCAATGGCTCGTCCAGTTATTGCAAAGGTAcagtttaaaaaataaataaataaaaagttgtaatttcatttgttGTTTTTTCTCTTATTACGAAGTTAACGCATTCTATCTTGAAACTTAATCCAGTCTTTTGTTATAACAGAGAATTATACTCTCAGTTTCAAAAGGCCTTATTTCCCGATTTTATGTaactatagtattttttaacaTGTTGACTGTAGTTGATGGTATTTATATGTGTACTTGTATGTTGTCACGATTAGCATCCCCTTCCCCTACCTCAACTCTCTTTCTTGATGTTACTTTACCCCATTAAGTTACTTAATCAATTGTGATAAATTCAGGCAATGGTTGATGCTGCCAAAGAGGTTGGAGCCGATGCTGTATCTCATGGGTGTACTGGGAAAGGAAATGATCAAGTATGCTTTATAGCTACACTGGCTATGTTGTGATCTTTGTTGAAGCATGACTGTTGATCAGGAACTGTAATGAGCCTTATTATTTACTGTAGGTCCGCTTTGAGCTCACCTTCTTTGCACTGAACCCTGAACTCAATGTTGTTGCGCCTTGGAGGGAATGGGAAATAACAGGAAGAGAAGATGCTATTGAATATGCTAAAAAGCATAATGTGCCTGTTCCAGTGACAAAGAAATCGATCTACAGCAGAGACAGGAATCTGTGGCATCTCAGCCATGAGGTAATCTACTCAAGAAGCATCTGAAGTTTGTCTTTGTTTCATGAGAGTATAATTTCTATACAAACAAGATCattctatttttttctgatCTTTACGCCTTCCGACACTGAACCTGCATCTGACAAGCCTTTACTCATTTGAGAACTCTGATCAAACAACTATGTTGTATGCTTGCCTGTTAAAAGGGATATTCACCTTGAGAAAGATTGCTTACTCATCACACGTATGTGAGttgttttgaaatatttatttcaGTTACATAGATCCAGATTCAAATCTGTATGTCTGATCTTGATAAGCAACTTGGTTATATTCAGTATTTTTTACTCAAAAGTTAATGGCTCTTGCTCCTTTGGTGCATGAAGGGGGATATCTTGGAGGACCCAGCTAATGAACCGAAAGAGGACATGTATATGATGTCAGTGGACCCAACAAACGCACCTGATACACCTGAGTAAGTCACAATGAtggttcttcttcatcatcttctcTTATATCTTTCTGAACTGCATATAATACACACTTCTATTACTCTATCCCCTCCCCTGCCCCGCGCTGTAGGTACGTGAAAATTGGTATAGTTGAAGGTCTGCCAGTTTCAGTCAATGGGAAGGAACTATCTCCTGCTTCCCTACTTGCAGAGCTCAATGACCTAGGTGGGAAGCATGGAGTCGGACGCATAGACATGGTTGAAAATCGACTTGTTGGCATGAAAAGCCGTGGGGTTTATGAAACTCCTGGCGGGACCATCCTCTTCTCTGCAGTGCGTGAGCTCGAGTCCCTAACACTAGATCGCGAGACCATCCAGATCAAGGACTCTCTTGCCCTCAAGTATGCTGAGTTAGTGTACGCTGGTCGGTGGTTCGATCCTCTTCGCGAATCCATGGATGCTTTCATGAAGGAAATCACTAAGACTACATCTGGTTCAGTGACTCTCAAACTTTACAAAGGATCTGTGAGTGTAGCTGGCAGGGAAAGTCCCAACAGTCTCTACAGGCAAGACATTTCTTCGTTCGAGAGCAGCGATATCTACAATCAAGCCGATGCTGCTGGATTTATCCGCCTCTATGGATTGCCAATGAGGGTCCGAGCTATGCTGGAGAAAAGGTTGTAATGTGTTTAGAAAGTGTGTGACATCTCCGTTTTGCTGCGTTACTAACTAAGGTCGTTTGTTACTTTTTTAGTCTTCACAAACTTGAATTTGAATTACttgaattattttataaaacagAGCTTTTATTTATTGGCTTTTGCTCGTGTTAATTGGTTTGATCATACCTCGCTTTTGTATCCAGTTTGCAATTTCAACGCTACATTTGCAAAGTCCAGTAATAACCTGATCAAGAATGTCAGCGAGGTGTATATATCATATCCAAACTAATTAGTAGTATTCCCTTTGTCTAGTTGAGTTAGTTTCTTTTTTagcaaattaattttattctcaatcatattttattttctatattttaacctttaaacatcaatttttaaatatagtgCCCAAAAAAATGTTTCAACTTTCTTGGTACGAAGGTACCAGACTGAAGACCTATATTAAAACGATCAAAAGCATTCTACCAATTCATGTAACTAGTCCAAGATTGGATTGTATCCAACTACCAGCCTTCTGTTTCTTTCCTTGCCATTTTCTGATCATCTTCTTCAGCTGAAACACACCGCTTCGAGTGCCATTTGCGCCATATATCCTTGACAGGATCGAGTAAACTGCCGGATGATCTTTTTCCACTTCAGATATTCCCATTGCTGCGAACTCACCAACTTCTAGACAAGAATGCAGCCCACAAGCCCCGAGCAGCGCGCCCCAAACAACCACATCCGGCTCAAACGGCATCCTCTTAACCAACTCTTCAGCCTTCTCTAGCTCACCCGCCCTACCATACAAGTCCACCATACACGAATAATGCTCCATATCTGCCTCCAACCCATACTTCGCCTGTATTGAGTAGAAAATCTCTTCAGCTTCTCTTACCTTCCCCCCATGCACACATGCCGATAGAACATTGATAAACGAGATCTGATCAGGGAGCACGCCACTCAAGATCATCCTCTCGAACTCCTCCAACGCCCTATCTGCAAGTCCGTGCCTTGCACAGCCTCCAATGATCAAGTTCCATGACACCAGATTCTTCGTTGGCATGGAATCGAACACAGAATGCAGCGACTATGTCGCCACATTTTGCATACATGTCGAGAAGGGATGACCCC
This region includes:
- the LOC121744997 gene encoding argininosuccinate synthase, chloroplastic-like isoform X1 yields the protein MLPEYHSSIASQLLTRFSFVIFRDKISSCIAPDCHGSDSRDSCRTYDKVHCSRRMASQEQVGVKASEFHGLSISQTLAKFGPVRENHAIKAVLASDKELSTSSGADSKVLRKKLNKVVLAYSGGLDTSVIVPWLRENYGCEVVCFTADVGQGLQELDGLEQKARASGACQLIVKDLKEEFVKDFIFPCLRAGAIYERKYLLGTSMARPVIAKAMVDAAKEVGADAVSHGCTGKGNDQVRFELTFFALNPELNVVAPWREWEITGREDAIEYAKKHNVPVPVTKKSIYSRDRNLWHLSHEGDILEDPANEPKEDMYMMSVDPTNAPDTPEYVKIGIVEGLPVSVNGKELSPASLLAELNDLGGKHGVGRIDMVENRLVGMKSRGVYETPGGTILFSAVRELESLTLDRETIQIKDSLALKYAELVYAGRWFDPLRESMDAFMKEITKTTSGSVTLKLYKGSVSVAGRESPNSLYRQDISSFESSDIYNQADAAGFIRLYGLPMRVRAMLEKRL
- the LOC121744997 gene encoding argininosuccinate synthase, chloroplastic-like isoform X2, encoding MPNSQIFRDKISSCIAPDCHGSDSRDSCRTYDKVHCSRRMASQEQVGVKASEFHGLSISQTLAKFGPVRENHAIKAVLASDKELSTSSGADSKVLRKKLNKVVLAYSGGLDTSVIVPWLRENYGCEVVCFTADVGQGLQELDGLEQKARASGACQLIVKDLKEEFVKDFIFPCLRAGAIYERKYLLGTSMARPVIAKAMVDAAKEVGADAVSHGCTGKGNDQVRFELTFFALNPELNVVAPWREWEITGREDAIEYAKKHNVPVPVTKKSIYSRDRNLWHLSHEGDILEDPANEPKEDMYMMSVDPTNAPDTPEYVKIGIVEGLPVSVNGKELSPASLLAELNDLGGKHGVGRIDMVENRLVGMKSRGVYETPGGTILFSAVRELESLTLDRETIQIKDSLALKYAELVYAGRWFDPLRESMDAFMKEITKTTSGSVTLKLYKGSVSVAGRESPNSLYRQDISSFESSDIYNQADAAGFIRLYGLPMRVRAMLEKRL
- the LOC121744997 gene encoding argininosuccinate synthase, chloroplastic-like isoform X3, with amino-acid sequence MAQIHAVSSCSSTNLFSGLKIDSCRTYDKVHCSRRMASQEQVGVKASEFHGLSISQTLAKFGPVRENHAIKAVLASDKELSTSSGADSKVLRKKLNKVVLAYSGGLDTSVIVPWLRENYGCEVVCFTADVGQGLQELDGLEQKARASGACQLIVKDLKEEFVKDFIFPCLRAGAIYERKYLLGTSMARPVIAKAMVDAAKEVGADAVSHGCTGKGNDQVRFELTFFALNPELNVVAPWREWEITGREDAIEYAKKHNVPVPVTKKSIYSRDRNLWHLSHEGDILEDPANEPKEDMYMMSVDPTNAPDTPEYVKIGIVEGLPVSVNGKELSPASLLAELNDLGGKHGVGRIDMVENRLVGMKSRGVYETPGGTILFSAVRELESLTLDRETIQIKDSLALKYAELVYAGRWFDPLRESMDAFMKEITKTTSGSVTLKLYKGSVSVAGRESPNSLYRQDISSFESSDIYNQADAAGFIRLYGLPMRVRAMLEKRL
- the LOC121744997 gene encoding argininosuccinate synthase, chloroplastic-like isoform X4, producing MASQEQVGVKASEFHGLSISQTLAKFGPVRENHAIKAVLASDKELSTSSGADSKVLRKKLNKVVLAYSGGLDTSVIVPWLRENYGCEVVCFTADVGQGLQELDGLEQKARASGACQLIVKDLKEEFVKDFIFPCLRAGAIYERKYLLGTSMARPVIAKAMVDAAKEVGADAVSHGCTGKGNDQVRFELTFFALNPELNVVAPWREWEITGREDAIEYAKKHNVPVPVTKKSIYSRDRNLWHLSHEGDILEDPANEPKEDMYMMSVDPTNAPDTPEYVKIGIVEGLPVSVNGKELSPASLLAELNDLGGKHGVGRIDMVENRLVGMKSRGVYETPGGTILFSAVRELESLTLDRETIQIKDSLALKYAELVYAGRWFDPLRESMDAFMKEITKTTSGSVTLKLYKGSVSVAGRESPNSLYRQDISSFESSDIYNQADAAGFIRLYGLPMRVRAMLEKRL